The bacterium genomic interval GAGGCCTCCACCCGCCAACGATTCAATCGGGCCATCGAACAACTCGCCGCCTGACCCGGACCGATACCCTCAGGGGCCCGGATCCAATGACGGATTGGGGCTAGATGATCAGATTTCTACGGTTTCTCGTGATCGCCAACAATCGCACCCACTCCTTCGATCTCGACGCGAACGACGTCGCCGGGCACGAGCCATTTCGGCGGCTTCATCGCCACAGCGACGCCGCCGCACGTTCCAGTGGAGATCACATCACCGGGCTCGGGGGTGAACGCCGTCGAGAGGTGCTCTACCAGCTCGAAGCAATCGAAGATCAGTTCCTTCGTATTGCTGTGCTGGCGCAATTCTCCGTTCACGCGGGTTTCGAGCTCGAGTCCGGTAGGGGTGCCGCCGAGCTCCTCGACCGTGACGAGAGCCGGGCCGAGCGGACAATGCGTATCGAAGCTCTTCCCCATCATCATCGTGGGCGAACGCAGCTGCCAGTCCCGAACAGAGACGTCGTTGCACACGGTATATCCCGCGATCACCTCATGGGCCCTCTCGCTGGGAACGTGCCGGCAGCGCTTCCCGATCACGATCGCCAGCTCACCTTCATAGTCGAGCAGCTCCGAGACCTTCGGCCGATGAAATGGATCGAACGGTCCGACGACAGATGTCGACTGTTTGTTGAAGATGATCGGTACGGTCGGAACGTCGCGCCCGGTTTCCGCGACGTGGTCGGCGTAGTTGAGCCCGACCGCGAGGATCTTTGGCGGCCGGGCAATGGGCGCCTCGAGCCGCACGTCTCCGAGCGCGAGCTTCGGCCCGTCCGCTTTTCCGGCTTCGACAAGAGCCTCCGGCCCGGCCTCGAGCAGGCTCAGCATCACCGGCGGAAGCGAACTACCACTGAGGTCGATGACCTCCTCACCTTGCAGGCGCCCGAGCCGGCTCCTGCCACCATGAGTGAATGTGACGAGTCGCATGCTCTCTCCTTTGCCGGGGCCGGGTGGCGGCTCGATCGCTGCCCGGCCCCGACGCATTCGCAATGTACCATCCCACCGGGGTACGCTCGGCTCATGGAAACATCTGATCTGGTCCCGGCACGCCATACTGTCGCCGGCCTCGAAGCCGCCTGGACCGGCCTGGCTGGCCCGGGCAGCTGGTTCACGGGGGCCGACCGCGTCGACATCGCTCGCGAAACTCGCGCAGCCCGAAACTGCGGGCTCTGTAGCGAGCGCAAGACTGCACTTTCTCCGTACTCGGTCGGTGGCGAGCATGAATCGGCTCTCGTAGATGCCGTCCATAGGATCACGACGGATCCCGGTCGCCTCTCTGAAAAATGGTACAGCGAAGCTACCGGCGCCGGCTTGCTCCCAGAGCAGATCGTCGAGATCGCCGGCATCGTAGGGATCGTGACCATCGCGGATACGCTGGCTCACGCGCTTGGTCAACCGCTTCGAGATCTTCCGCTTCCGCAGCCCGGCGAGCCGAGCCGCCAGCACGTGCATGGCGCGGTCGTGGAAGGCGGGTGGGTGCCGATGGTCGCCACCGACCAGGCCGAAGGCCCCCTCCGATTGATCTATGACCAGATGAACCAGGCTGCGGGCTTCGTCTTCAACGTCCTTCGCGCCCTCACGGCAGTCCCGGAAGCCGTCCAAGGGTTCTTCGCCGCCTTCGCGCCCAACTATCACACCCACGGCCCGGTGGGCCCCGGTGGCCTGACGCGCCCCCAGGTGGAGTTGATGGCTTCGTCCACTTCCGCGATCAACGACTGTTACTATTGAACGGTCTCCCACGCGGCGCTGCTCCGGGCGAGCGGCAAGCAGGCAGGCGTGGACATCGACGTGCGCATCGCCACCGGAAACGCGAAGAGCGCCGATGGTGGCATCCCGGACGGTGCCGTTCTTCGCCGTTATGCAAATGCCATCCTCACCGATGAGGTCGACCTCGAAGCCGCGCGTCGGGCCTGCATCCATGCGATCGGTGAGAGCGCGACGATCCAGGCGGCGACCATCGTCGCCGTTTTCGACGGGATCAATCGGGTCGCAGATGCCACAGGCATCCGCCTCGACCCCTCGACGTCGAACGGAATCGGCGCGGGGATCACGGAAGAGCTTGGCATGCAGGAGCTCGCTGCCGCCCGTTCCTGAGCTTCTACCAGGCCAGCCCGAAGCGATCGACGTAGGCACCGAAGCGCGCCTTCACATCCGCCGGGCAGAGGCCGAACTCCTCCAGCCCGTAGTCGTGGCTGCCGTGTTTGTCCTTGGGATGCGCTTCGATTCGCGCCCGCATGGCGGCTTCGGCCCCTGGCCCGAGATCGTGTCCGAAATGGGCATAGATGCGCCGTGCCTCCGAGAGGCCGTCTTCGACGAAGGCATCATGGGTCACATCGACGAACGTCTTCGGGTCGAGCCGATCGCGGGCCGCCAGCCCTCGCTCGAGCGAGGTCGCGTACCAATCCATCACGATCGGGCCGAGCGCCTTCTTGTCGACGTCTTCGCAGGTGGCCATCAACGCATGCGTCATGCTGCAAATCGACGCCACAGCGAGAAGCGGCGTGCGATGGCTCCAGACGATCGAGACATCCGGGAAGGTCTCGACCAGCGCATCGATCCCCCACATATGCGCTGGCGCCTTCAGGAGCCAGCGCTTGCCTGGGCGCTGCCAATCCAAGAGCTGGAGAATTCGCTTCTGGTAGGCATACATCGGCCGAAGGTCGCAATCGCGAAGCCAGCTTCCGTAGGGCTCCATCATGCACTCGATTCCCAGATGTACACCGCAGAGGGCATAGGCATGAATCAGAACGCACTCCTCCGGCGTATCCGCGCTGGTGAAGTGGATCTTCGTGAATTCAGGGTTCTTCTCGCGAACCTTCGCGTAGTGAGCCTCGATCGCATCGCGCCGCGGATCCGCCTGGCCTCGGTCGTCGGGCGTCCAGCCGGCTAGCGGATCCGGAAACTGCGTTTCCCACATCAGCAGGGGCCGAGCGGCAGGGTCGTCCCCCAGGAGGTTGAAGAGTGCCGAAGTCCCCGAACGAGGAAGTCCGGTGAGCACCATCGGCCGTTCGACGGGCCGCTCCAGGACCTCCGGATGCTTCTTCCAGGCGTCCTCGAAACGAAGCCGCGTAGAGAGCAGACCGACCAGCCTGCGTTGATTCCGTCTTTGCCCCTTCTCGGAGAACGCGTTGCCCTCGTAGGTCGCGATCAGCGTCGCCAAGCCGTCCCGAAACACAGGCTCACCAAAATCCGAAAGGCCGGTGGCCTCCCGAGCCATCGCCAACACCTGTTCCTCAATCATCCAGACCGATCTCCATCAATGCTACAGAGGGGGCTCTCCCGCGCTCAACGGAAGCACAAGGATGGATTGAGCTCAAATCTCCAACACCGTGCGAATCCCCCGACTCTCTCGCAAGTCGCCCATCGCCTCGTTGATCTCGGTGAGTGGACGGCGGCCCGTGATCAGGGCTTCCAGATCGAGCCGCCCTGCCTGCCACAAGGAGATCAACCGAGGGATTTCGAGAAGCGAATTGCAACTCCCAAGCAGGCAACCCATCAGACGCTTGCCCGAGACGGTCAGCAATGCGGCTGGAGCCAACGTGATTTCCTGGTCCACAGGCGGAGCTCCGACCGCAATGATCGTTCCACCATTGCGCGTAGCGTTGTAGCCGGTCTCCACCAGGCTCGCGAAACCCGCGGTCTCGAATGCGTAGTCGACCCCGATTCCACCGGTCAGATCCCTGACCGCCTCCACGACATCCATGCTTCCCGGGTCGAGCTGGCGGGTTGCGCCGAAGAGCTTGGACGCCTCTCTTCGCTCGGCGACAGGATCGGAAACGATGATCTGCGCCGCGGACGCAAGCCTCGCCCCCTGCACGACTGACAAACCGATTCCGCCGAGGCCCATGACGAGAACGGTCGCTCCCTCCACGACCTTCGCCGTATTCAGGACGGCCCCTACGCCCGTCTGCACGGCGCAGCCGATCACGCAGGCGAGCTCCAACGGAACTTCATCCGGGATCTTGATCGCCCCGTTCGCCTGGGTGACCGTGTACTCCGCAAACCCCGCGACGTTGAGCCCCCGGAACACCATGTCGTCGCCACGACAGAGGCCGGTGCTCCCATCCGGAAATGTATTCGTCATGATTCCAGTAGAGTTGACGCACAGACTCCACTCGCCGCGTATGCACCAGTAGCAACTGCCACACGGCGGGCATGGTGTCAGGACGACCTGATCCCCCGGTGCATGGGAAGTGACACCCGCCCCCACTTCCTCGACGACGCCCGCGGCTTCGTGCCCCAACACCAGGGGCAATCCAGCCGGGAAAGCGCCATCCACGACCGTCAGGTCAGAGTGACAGATGCCGCAATGGCGCACGCGCACCTTCACTTCACCCGGTCGCGGATCGCGGATCTCGATGTCGTCGACGATGTCGAGAGGCTGGCCCTGGGCCTGCAGAAGAGCAGCTCGCATGAAAAACTCCCGATCGGGGGGACAGAAACAGCAAGAGGACGTGAAGACGCCCCCTCATGGTACCCGCGTCTTGCCGCCCCGCCCGAAACCGGGTTGCTGAGACCCTCCAGTGAAACCCCGGGTAAGCCCTGGGGTACGTCCCCGGGTCTTGACGCGTTTTTCCCCGCGGTCGGTGCAAGCACACATGCGAACCGTCAAGCACTGGGCGACAGGAGCCGAAAACGGTGTTGGAACGTTCTGCTCGGATCGCAAATGCACGGACGAAATGGCGGAAAGGGAGCACCGCAAGGTGGAGGATCTGGCAAAGAAGCGCCCCCGGGTGCTGGTCGTTGACGACGATTCGAGTGTGCGACGCACGCTCGAACGTGCGCTCGACCGCGATGGCCTCGAAGCCCTGATCACCTCTGACGGGGAGGCCGCGTTGCGCACCTTCGAAGAAAGCTCTCCGCAGCTCGTCCTGCTCGACGTCCAGATGCCAGGCATGTCGGGCTTCGAGGTCTGCGAAGCATTGCGCACACGGCCGAACGGAAGCGAGATTCCGATCGTGATGATGACCGGGATGGAAGATGCACAGGCGATCCAGCATGCCTACGACGCGGGGGCTACTGATTTCGTCACCAAACCGATCCAATGGCTGGTGCTCTCGCACCGCCTCCGGTACCTGCTTCGCGCCAGCACGAACTTGCACCGTCTCCGCGAAACCCAGGAGCGGGTCGTGAGCGCCCAACGCCTGGCTCAGGTGGGCAGCTGGGAACTCGAACTCGAATCGGGCCACTTTTCGGGCACGGACATGCTCTGGGAAATCTACGGTGTCGAACGGCCGGACGCGGCTTCGGGATTGAAGACTCTATCCAGAATGGTCCACCCCGGGGATCGCGACCATGTTCGGCGGGCCGTACAAAACTCTTGTCAACAGAGCAGCCCCGTCCGTTTCGACCATCGCATGCGCCGAGCCGATGGCTCGGAGCGCGTCCTGCACTGCCAGGTCCAGATGAACTTCGATCCGGACGGAACCCCTGCGCGCCTGGAAGGCATCGCCCAGGACTTGACCGAACGCAAGCGCACCGAAGAGCAGGTCCGGTTCCTCTCGTCTCATGACGCGTTGACCAGCCTCGGTAACCGCCGACTGTTCCGCGAGCGCCTGGATCTCGCCATCCGCCAGGCCGGCCAGAGTGGCTGGAAAGCAGGTGTGCTCTACCTCGACCTCGACCACTTCAAACGGATCAACGAGACCTTGGGCCACTCGATCGGAGACTCCCTGCTCGCCGAGGTCGCCAACCGCCTGGTGATGAGTGTTCGCGGTGCCGATCTCGTGACACGGGCGGATCGATCGGGGGAGACCGGCGACTCCGCGATTTCACGGCTTGGCGGCGACGAATTCTCGATCCTCTTGCCGCGGGTACGGGACGTCCAGAGCCTCGCGGCGGTCGCGCGCCGCATCCTGGACGCTCTGGCAGCCCCCTTCTCCCTGGCGGGGCATGACGTCGTCGTTGGCGGAAGCGTCGGAATTACCGTCTACCCAAACGATGGCGAGGATCCGGAAACGCTGCTGCGCAACGCGGACACCGCGATGTATGCGGCCAAGGAACAGGGACGAAACACCTACCAGTTCTATGCCGAGAGCATGAACGAGCTTTCCCTGCGCCGCTTGATTCTCGAGGGCAAACTTCGGCGCGCACTCGAAGAATCCCAGTTCGAGCTCTACTACCAGCCCAAGGTCGATCTGGCTTCCGGAAACATCGTGGGTGTCGAGGCCCTGCTCCGCTGGCACGAGCCGGAGCTCGGTATGGTAGGCCCCGCCGATTTCATTCCCGTTGCCGAGGAAATGGGCCTGATCACCAGCCTCGGCGATTGGGTATTGCAGGCCGCCTGCAAGCAGGCGGCAGATTGGGCGCGGCGCGGAATCTGCACCGCCCCGATCGCCATCAATCTCTCTCCCGAGCAGTTCCGCAAGCCGGGCCTGGCGCACCGCATCGCCGAAATCGTGAGGGAAGCCGGCATCTCTCCCGAAGCACTCGATCTCGAGATCACCGAAGGTGTCGTCCTGCACGACGCAGATCTGGTGATTCGCGAACTCGAAGAAATCCGTGCCCTTGGCATGCGCGTGGCGCTCGACGATTTCGGAACGGGCTACTCCTCTCTCTCCTACCTTCGCCGCCTGCCGGTCGACACCCTCAAGATCGACCGCATGTTCATCAAGGACATCGAGAACGAGCCGGAAGATGCAGCCCTCACCCGAGGGATCATTGCTCTTGGCCGGGCGCTCGGCCTGCATAGCGTCGCCGAAGGCGTGGAAAACGAAGCTCAACGCGCACAGCTCGCTGACTGGAAGTGCGACCAGATGCAAGGCTACCTGTTCAGCAAGCCCCTCCCGGTCGCGGAGTTCGAAGAGCTTTGGGTATCCGAGCACGCCAAGCAGAACGGATGATGCCACTCAGCCGGCATCTGCCTCGATCGCATCAAAGATCGCGCGAGACCCTTCGCTCCCAGGGAATCTCGTATCGCCTGTCTGAACGGGATACGCGGCTTTTGAAGTCACAGCACCTCGCCCTCGAGATACTCCGGAAGCAATGCCGCGTAGATGAAGCCCTTGGCTTCAGCGGCATCGACAACCCAGGAAACCCCGGCATCGGAGAGCGGAAGGTCGAGCTGGTACAATTCGGCGTCTGCTTCCTCCAGCACGACTCGGATCCGCTCGACGAGATCGGTGCCAATGCTCCGGACCTCGATTCGTAGGACCCCACGTCGTGCGAATTCGACCACCTCGAGCTCGCATCTCAATCCGGCGGGCTCGACAGGCGAGTCGCGATAAGTCCGTTCGAGGTCGCAGGCTGGGTAGAGCCTCACTAGCAAGGGACGATGGCGTACCGGGAGGAAGACCTCGCGCGCCGGTGCCGGCGCGAACGCCTGATAGACCACGACCCTATTTCCCGCATCGGCCATCCTTGCATCCGAGCTTCGGGCCGTGAGACCCATGTGTCCCACGATCTCGCCGGACTCACTCACGGCGACGACCAATCGCAAGCGACCCTCCGCCAGCCGCGATCGGACCTTCTTGGCGTCGTAGAAGTCGCCGTCCACGCAGCTGCGCCCGTAGCAACGTTCGAAGCAGCTCACGAGTTCGTCTGCATCTTGCGGAACGAGGCGCCGAAGCGTCGGCATGAATCCTCCACGAGGTTCGAAACGCCGACCCAAAACCAGCGCCTGGCGGGCGGAAGGGCCAATGGTCCCGTCCAGGCCGGAACCGCCTGGACCCGGGAGGGCCCACAACAAGTGCCGAGGTGAAATCACCCCTATCCACAGGGTGCTCGATGAAAACCCGGCCCCGGTGCCCTCAAGGCTCCTCTTGGAATTACCGAACCGTAGGTCAGGGAATGGTCTGCCTACTGACGTGGTGGTGTACGTCTGCGGAGGCTGGTCTCCCGATGGGGGAGGGGAATTCTTATGGGTTCGATCCTGCGCGATGGGTGGCTCGGGCTTCTGGGCCTCGTTTTCCTCGTGGCCGCCGGGCCTGCGCGAGCAGACCTGGAGACGATCAGCGAGACCGGGATACCGGAGGAAAGCGCGCGACCGTCGGCGGACGACGACCTCGCAGAGATGGATCTCGCCGATCTCATGTCCCTCGAAATCACGTCGGTCTCCCGCAAGTCAGAGCGACTCAGTCGTACGGCCGCGGCGGTCTATGTCATCACCAATGAAGACATCCGCCGATCAGGCGTCACAACCATTCCCGAAGCACTGCGGATGGCCCCGGGTCTCCACGTTGCCAAGATCACGGCCAACCGTTGGGCGATCTCGTCCCGAGGCTTCAGCAACGAATTTGCCAACAAGCTGCTCGTCTTGATCGACGGCCGCAGCGTCTACACACCACTCTTCTCTGGTGTCTTTTGGGACGTCCAGGATGTGATGTTGGAAGACGTCGATCGCATCGAGGTGATCCGCGGACCCGGCGCCACGGTCTGGGGCGCCAACGCCGTGAACGGCGTGATCAACATCATCACGAAGAAGGCGGCCGACACCCAGGGCGGCTTGTTGACAGCGGGCACCGGATCCTACGAGAACGGTTTCGGAGGATTCCGCTGGGGCGGCTCGGTCGGGGACGATCTCCACTATCGCGTCTACGGAAAATACTTCGATCGCGACTCGCTCCAGGCGGACGGAGGGGTCGACGGCGAAGACGAGTGGACGATGAGCCGGGGTGGCTTTCGTGTCGACTTGCAAGCCTCGGAGCGCGACGAGCTGACGTTCCAGGGCGATATCTA includes:
- a CDS encoding sulfotransferase encodes the protein MIEEQVLAMAREATGLSDFGEPVFRDGLATLIATYEGNAFSEKGQRRNQRRLVGLLSTRLRFEDAWKKHPEVLERPVERPMVLTGLPRSGTSALFNLLGDDPAARPLLMWETQFPDPLAGWTPDDRGQADPRRDAIEAHYAKVREKNPEFTKIHFTSADTPEECVLIHAYALCGVHLGIECMMEPYGSWLRDCDLRPMYAYQKRILQLLDWQRPGKRWLLKAPAHMWGIDALVETFPDVSIVWSHRTPLLAVASICSMTHALMATCEDVDKKALGPIVMDWYATSLERGLAARDRLDPKTFVDVTHDAFVEDGLSEARRIYAHFGHDLGPGAEAAMRARIEAHPKDKHGSHDYGLEEFGLCPADVKARFGAYVDRFGLAW
- a CDS encoding fumarylacetoacetate hydrolase family protein, producing MRLVTFTHGGRSRLGRLQGEEVIDLSGSSLPPVMLSLLEAGPEALVEAGKADGPKLALGDVRLEAPIARPPKILAVGLNYADHVAETGRDVPTVPIIFNKQSTSVVGPFDPFHRPKVSELLDYEGELAIVIGKRCRHVPSERAHEVIAGYTVCNDVSVRDWQLRSPTMMMGKSFDTHCPLGPALVTVEELGGTPTGLELETRVNGELRQHSNTKELIFDCFELVEHLSTAFTPEPGDVISTGTCGGVAVAMKPPKWLVPGDVVRVEIEGVGAIVGDHEKP
- a CDS encoding Zn-dependent alcohol dehydrogenase; its protein translation is MRAALLQAQGQPLDIVDDIEIRDPRPGEVKVRVRHCGICHSDLTVVDGAFPAGLPLVLGHEAAGVVEEVGAGVTSHAPGDQVVLTPCPPCGSCYWCIRGEWSLCVNSTGIMTNTFPDGSTGLCRGDDMVFRGLNVAGFAEYTVTQANGAIKIPDEVPLELACVIGCAVQTGVGAVLNTAKVVEGATVLVMGLGGIGLSVVQGARLASAAQIIVSDPVAERREASKLFGATRQLDPGSMDVVEAVRDLTGGIGVDYAFETAGFASLVETGYNATRNGGTIIAVGAPPVDQEITLAPAALLTVSGKRLMGCLLGSCNSLLEIPRLISLWQAGRLDLEALITGRRPLTEINEAMGDLRESRGIRTVLEI
- a CDS encoding EAL domain-containing protein, coding for MRTVKHWATGAENGVGTFCSDRKCTDEMAEREHRKVEDLAKKRPRVLVVDDDSSVRRTLERALDRDGLEALITSDGEAALRTFEESSPQLVLLDVQMPGMSGFEVCEALRTRPNGSEIPIVMMTGMEDAQAIQHAYDAGATDFVTKPIQWLVLSHRLRYLLRASTNLHRLRETQERVVSAQRLAQVGSWELELESGHFSGTDMLWEIYGVERPDAASGLKTLSRMVHPGDRDHVRRAVQNSCQQSSPVRFDHRMRRADGSERVLHCQVQMNFDPDGTPARLEGIAQDLTERKRTEEQVRFLSSHDALTSLGNRRLFRERLDLAIRQAGQSGWKAGVLYLDLDHFKRINETLGHSIGDSLLAEVANRLVMSVRGADLVTRADRSGETGDSAISRLGGDEFSILLPRVRDVQSLAAVARRILDALAAPFSLAGHDVVVGGSVGITVYPNDGEDPETLLRNADTAMYAAKEQGRNTYQFYAESMNELSLRRLILEGKLRRALEESQFELYYQPKVDLASGNIVGVEALLRWHEPELGMVGPADFIPVAEEMGLITSLGDWVLQAACKQAADWARRGICTAPIAINLSPEQFRKPGLAHRIAEIVREAGISPEALDLEITEGVVLHDADLVIRELEEIRALGMRVALDDFGTGYSSLSYLRRLPVDTLKIDRMFIKDIENEPEDAALTRGIIALGRALGLHSVAEGVENEAQRAQLADWKCDQMQGYLFSKPLPVAEFEELWVSEHAKQNG